From Deferrisoma camini S3R1, the proteins below share one genomic window:
- a CDS encoding flagellar biosynthetic protein FliO, with the protein MRRVLLWVAALALLAGPAAAGQAVVQWEYGYVNVRSAPDGRKVDRLERGARVETLETRGEWVRVRYEGRDGWVVARSLRPVKAPPAREPQGPAPEAPAAAEPRPAAPPAQVREEPAPPPPAAEPPAREAGRGYLAEYLDRPEPQPSRPGGAWLQILSGLFLVLALIGGAVWVARMVLARRPGLGRASGGIRILATRPLGPRQGLLLVEAGGLVWLLAQGPEGVRPIAEIRDADALKRLNERYGFLESPFEAELRKQVDLESEGSPVPEPAPEAGGPTPEERLAALRRRPRPGDPT; encoded by the coding sequence GTGAGGCGGGTGCTCCTGTGGGTGGCGGCCCTGGCCCTCCTGGCGGGCCCGGCCGCTGCAGGCCAGGCCGTGGTGCAGTGGGAGTACGGGTACGTGAACGTGCGCTCCGCGCCCGACGGCCGCAAGGTGGACCGGCTGGAGCGGGGGGCGCGGGTGGAGACCCTGGAGACCCGGGGGGAATGGGTGCGCGTTCGCTACGAAGGGCGGGACGGGTGGGTGGTGGCCCGGAGCCTGCGGCCCGTGAAGGCGCCCCCGGCCCGGGAGCCCCAGGGGCCCGCCCCGGAGGCGCCGGCCGCGGCCGAGCCCCGGCCCGCGGCCCCGCCGGCGCAGGTGCGGGAGGAGCCGGCACCGCCTCCCCCGGCGGCCGAGCCCCCGGCCCGGGAGGCCGGCCGCGGTTACCTGGCCGAGTACCTGGACCGGCCGGAGCCCCAGCCGAGCCGGCCGGGAGGGGCGTGGCTCCAGATCCTGTCGGGGCTATTCCTGGTTCTGGCCCTGATCGGCGGAGCGGTCTGGGTGGCGCGGATGGTCCTGGCCCGGCGCCCCGGCCTGGGGAGGGCTTCGGGGGGGATCCGGATCCTCGCGACCCGGCCCCTGGGCCCCCGGCAGGGGCTGCTGCTGGTGGAGGCGGGCGGGCTCGTGTGGCTGCTGGCCCAGGGGCCCGAGGGGGTGCGCCCCATCGCCGAGATCCGGGACGCGGACGCGCTCAAACGGCTCAACGAGCGGTACGGCTTCCTGGAGAGCCCGTTCGAAGCGGAGCTCCGGAAGCAGGTGGACCTGGAGTCCGAGGGGAGCCCGGTCCCCGAACCCGCCCCGGAGGCGGGCGGGCCCACCCCTGAGGAGCGGCTGGCCGCCCTGCGGCGCCGGCCGCGGCCGGGTGACCCCACGTGA
- the fliJ gene encoding flagellar export protein FliJ: MAFRFRLEKVLSVRRSEEEEAERRHAEARRARARAVAALERARAELGRAHERLDDLKRGGELTAEDLYLHASHVAGLRRRVEAAATEVRAAEARVRETHQALLEAHQAREALEKLREREETRWREAERRRETRILDEIALSRRSTGEEERHGP, encoded by the coding sequence ATGGCGTTTCGGTTCCGCCTGGAGAAGGTGCTGTCGGTGCGGCGCAGCGAGGAGGAGGAGGCCGAGCGCCGCCACGCCGAGGCGCGGCGTGCGAGGGCCCGGGCCGTGGCGGCCCTGGAGCGGGCGCGGGCGGAGCTGGGCCGGGCCCACGAGCGGCTCGACGACCTGAAGCGGGGCGGGGAGCTCACCGCGGAGGACCTGTACCTCCACGCGAGCCACGTGGCCGGACTCCGGCGCCGGGTGGAGGCGGCCGCCACGGAGGTGCGGGCCGCCGAGGCCCGGGTTCGGGAGACCCACCAGGCGCTGCTCGAGGCCCATCAGGCCCGGGAGGCGTTGGAGAAGCTCCGGGAGCGGGAGGAGACCCGGTGGCGCGAGGCCGAGCGTCGCAGGGAGACCCGGATCCTGGACGAGATCGCCCTCAGCCGCCGCTCGACCGGCGAGGAGGAACGCCATGGCCCGTGA
- a CDS encoding flagellar hook protein FlgE, translating to MLRSFYSGIAGLRNHQEAMDVIGNNIANVNTPGFKGSRTTFMEALSQTLQGAREASNALGGRNPVQIGLGMTVAAIDKNMSQGALQSTGNNLDLAIEGQGFFIVGQGDNYFYSRAGAFQVDDEFNLVTNTGDRVFGWIDSDQNGVVDPERDVLGFINLDRRGDGQITNVLASATPAVNGPNLGDASLGPVTTFPTTVTDEWRIECTDATTGEFTVTGARSGVQGTVRVGETFTDPDLGTFVVNGGTPAKASLSLDSNGDGTAIVLTAVEYGAGGNDIHVEFVNEGPNRSLGVSVSGTKITVSLGTDNLGRVTSTEQDVVDAINNHPQARDMVEASGGGTSPAQATIDRYLQGGSGPNEGDYFTLTTTAPGGAALENLTVSRDGAIIGIFENGTTEEIARVALGLVPNPQGLLAMGGGKFAESPTSGSGFPPVMPGSGGAGTVASGFLEMSNVDLTREFTDMIVTQRGFQANSRIITTSDEMLQDLLALKR from the coding sequence ATGCTTCGCTCCTTCTACTCCGGCATTGCGGGCCTCCGGAACCACCAGGAGGCCATGGACGTCATCGGGAACAACATCGCCAACGTGAACACCCCGGGGTTCAAGGGGAGCCGGACCACGTTCATGGAGGCGTTGAGCCAGACCCTCCAGGGGGCCCGAGAGGCTTCGAACGCGCTGGGCGGGCGCAACCCCGTCCAGATCGGGCTGGGCATGACCGTGGCGGCCATCGACAAGAATATGAGCCAGGGGGCGCTCCAGTCCACCGGGAACAACCTGGACCTGGCCATCGAGGGCCAAGGGTTCTTCATCGTGGGGCAGGGGGACAACTACTTCTACAGCCGGGCCGGCGCGTTCCAGGTGGACGACGAGTTCAACCTGGTGACGAACACCGGCGACCGGGTGTTCGGGTGGATCGACAGCGACCAGAACGGGGTGGTGGACCCGGAGCGGGACGTACTCGGGTTCATCAACCTCGACCGCCGCGGGGACGGCCAGATCACCAACGTGCTCGCCAGCGCCACCCCCGCGGTGAACGGCCCCAACCTGGGGGATGCTTCCCTCGGGCCGGTCACCACCTTCCCCACCACCGTGACGGACGAGTGGCGGATCGAGTGCACGGACGCCACCACCGGTGAGTTCACGGTCACGGGGGCCCGCAGCGGGGTGCAGGGAACGGTGCGGGTGGGGGAGACCTTCACGGATCCGGACCTGGGCACCTTCGTGGTGAACGGGGGAACGCCGGCGAAGGCCAGCCTGTCGCTCGACAGCAACGGCGACGGCACCGCCATCGTGCTGACGGCCGTGGAGTACGGCGCCGGAGGGAACGACATCCACGTGGAGTTCGTGAACGAGGGCCCCAACCGCAGCCTGGGGGTGAGCGTCAGCGGAACCAAGATCACGGTGAGCCTGGGCACGGACAACCTCGGCCGCGTGACGAGCACCGAGCAGGACGTGGTGGACGCCATCAACAACCATCCCCAGGCCCGGGACATGGTGGAGGCCAGCGGAGGGGGCACCTCGCCGGCCCAGGCCACCATCGACCGGTACCTCCAAGGGGGCAGCGGGCCGAACGAGGGGGACTACTTCACCCTGACCACCACCGCCCCGGGGGGGGCCGCCCTGGAGAACCTGACCGTGAGCCGGGACGGCGCGATCATCGGGATCTTCGAGAACGGCACCACCGAGGAGATCGCCCGGGTGGCCCTGGGGCTCGTGCCCAACCCCCAGGGGTTGCTCGCGATGGGGGGCGGGAAGTTCGCCGAGTCGCCGACCTCGGGCTCCGGGTTTCCGCCGGTGATGCCGGGCAGCGGGGGGGCCGGCACGGTGGCCTCCGGGTTCCTCGAGATGTCCAACGTGGACCTGACCCGGGAGTTCACCGACATGATCGTGACCCAGAGGGGTTTCCAGGCCAACTCCCGGATCATCACCACCAGCGACGAGATGCTCCAGGACCTCCTTGCATTGAAGCGGTAA
- the flhB gene encoding flagellar biosynthesis protein FlhB translates to MAADDQERTEAATPKRRREAREEGQVARSPEVLTAFVLGAGVLGVWLGAGHLYRELAGLTLDVIRQGGGLDLRPDAAAALALRVFRALLSGLAPVFLAALVGGVAGNVVQVGFLVSFKAIEPNPDRINPISGFGNLFQWAKVVDLAKSLLKVVAVGWAAYLALRDRLWEFPALAGVPPRTLLEFLLAKVAFPILRNVLLVYVAIALLDYAFQRWQFEKKIRMTKQEIKDEYKETEGDPLVRSRIRTLQREMARRRMMAEVPRSDVVITNPTHFAVALRYVPEEMDAPQVTAKGADRVAEKILELAREHRVPVVEDPPVARALYRQTEPGDRVPADLFQAVAEILAHVYRLTGRIPGEAPTQPPPTSGA, encoded by the coding sequence GTGGCCGCGGACGATCAGGAACGAACCGAAGCCGCAACCCCGAAACGCCGCAGAGAGGCCCGGGAGGAGGGCCAGGTCGCCCGCAGCCCCGAGGTGCTCACCGCGTTCGTGCTGGGGGCGGGGGTGCTCGGCGTGTGGCTGGGCGCGGGCCACCTGTACCGGGAGCTGGCAGGGCTGACCCTGGACGTGATCCGCCAGGGGGGCGGCCTCGATCTCCGGCCGGATGCGGCGGCCGCCCTGGCGCTGCGGGTGTTCCGGGCCCTGCTCAGCGGGCTGGCGCCCGTGTTCCTGGCCGCGCTGGTGGGGGGCGTTGCGGGCAACGTGGTCCAGGTGGGGTTCCTGGTGTCGTTCAAGGCGATCGAGCCCAATCCGGACCGCATCAACCCGATCTCGGGGTTCGGCAATCTGTTCCAGTGGGCCAAGGTGGTCGACCTGGCCAAGAGCCTGCTCAAGGTGGTGGCCGTGGGGTGGGCCGCCTATCTCGCCCTGCGGGACCGGCTGTGGGAGTTTCCGGCCCTGGCCGGGGTTCCTCCCCGCACCCTCCTGGAGTTCCTGCTGGCCAAGGTGGCCTTCCCCATCCTGCGCAACGTGCTGCTCGTGTACGTGGCGATCGCGTTGCTCGACTATGCGTTCCAGCGGTGGCAGTTCGAGAAGAAGATCCGGATGACCAAGCAGGAGATCAAGGACGAGTACAAGGAGACCGAGGGCGACCCACTGGTCCGGAGCCGCATCCGCACCCTGCAGCGCGAGATGGCCCGGCGCCGGATGATGGCCGAGGTGCCCCGGTCCGACGTGGTGATCACCAACCCCACCCACTTTGCCGTGGCCCTTCGCTACGTGCCGGAGGAGATGGACGCGCCCCAGGTGACCGCCAAGGGCGCGGACCGGGTGGCCGAGAAGATCCTCGAGCTGGCCCGGGAGCACCGGGTGCCCGTGGTGGAGGATCCCCCGGTGGCCCGGGCCCTGTACCGCCAGACCGAGCCGGGCGATCGGGTGCCGGCAGACCTGTTCCAGGCCGTGGCCGAGATCCTCGCGCACGTCTACCGCCTGACCGGGCGGATCCCCGGCGAAGCACCCACGCAGCCCCCTCCCACCTCCGGAGCCTGA
- a CDS encoding flagellar hook-length control protein FliK, translating into MEVAQVAVSSLPVADGKPGAGDPPQGVDAFWAALAQSLAGAVSPGPVRVDPGQGVPGAEPPADGPAADATGVPPEEGETEGPGQTAAWVVVTVPAEAVGIEPEEPGEEDSPPPAPREPASEKGTGLGEPVAPAATVLLVPDPAQTAGTGRPPTGEKGRPAPEGAGATSEQGPEGPPEARRIGDRTRAERLWGFWARRGGGRQGDRGLRPGEGGPIGPEQGARAPEPASPGDRPAEARGPSPRFGGALAASSPADRPTAREGGERPGAGEDAKGAGAGSPAPHSAASPPNRGPASASGSPEASRPHAGRPVEQAAQAVRLAVHRGGERVTVQLEPEHLGRIHVEVVREGAGLSAQIRVETPQAHQLLAAELPALRAAAEARQVPLVHVTVELDHGQGRGEGGDPGPRRRHRRPAALEPAEDEVAAGTAWMPWGFEARI; encoded by the coding sequence ATGGAAGTCGCACAGGTGGCCGTGAGTTCGTTGCCGGTGGCCGACGGGAAGCCGGGGGCCGGGGATCCCCCCCAGGGGGTCGACGCGTTCTGGGCCGCCCTGGCGCAGAGCCTGGCCGGTGCCGTGTCGCCCGGCCCGGTCCGCGTGGACCCGGGTCAGGGGGTACCCGGCGCCGAGCCCCCGGCCGACGGCCCCGCCGCGGACGCGACGGGCGTGCCCCCGGAAGAGGGCGAAACGGAAGGGCCCGGGCAGACGGCGGCCTGGGTCGTGGTCACGGTTCCGGCCGAGGCCGTGGGCATCGAACCGGAGGAGCCGGGGGAGGAGGACTCCCCGCCTCCCGCCCCCCGGGAGCCGGCCTCGGAAAAGGGGACGGGGCTCGGGGAGCCGGTCGCACCGGCGGCGACCGTCCTCCTGGTCCCGGACCCTGCGCAGACCGCGGGAACGGGCCGGCCGCCGACCGGGGAGAAGGGACGGCCGGCCCCCGAGGGGGCCGGCGCCACGTCCGAGCAGGGCCCGGAGGGCCCGCCCGAGGCGAGGCGGATCGGCGACCGCACCCGGGCCGAACGGCTGTGGGGGTTCTGGGCACGAAGGGGCGGCGGGCGCCAGGGGGATCGGGGGCTTCGCCCGGGTGAGGGCGGTCCCATCGGGCCGGAGCAGGGCGCGCGGGCACCGGAACCGGCCTCACCGGGGGATCGGCCGGCCGAGGCCCGAGGCCCGTCGCCCAGGTTCGGCGGAGCCCTGGCGGCGTCGTCCCCTGCCGACCGCCCCACGGCCAGGGAGGGGGGGGAGCGCCCCGGGGCCGGCGAGGACGCCAAAGGGGCCGGGGCGGGGTCTCCCGCGCCCCACTCGGCGGCGAGCCCCCCGAACCGGGGCCCGGCCTCGGCCTCCGGCTCGCCCGAGGCGTCGCGTCCCCACGCCGGCCGGCCGGTGGAGCAGGCGGCCCAGGCCGTGCGGCTGGCGGTGCACCGGGGCGGTGAACGGGTCACGGTCCAGCTGGAGCCCGAGCATCTGGGGCGGATTCACGTGGAGGTGGTGCGAGAGGGTGCCGGGTTGTCGGCGCAGATCCGGGTGGAGACCCCCCAGGCGCACCAGCTCCTCGCGGCCGAGCTTCCGGCCCTGCGTGCGGCGGCCGAGGCCCGCCAGGTGCCGCTGGTCCACGTGACCGTGGAGTTGGATCACGGGCAGGGGCGGGGCGAGGGGGGGGACCCCGGACCCCGCCGCCGGCACCGGCGGCCGGCCGCGCTCGAGCCAGCCGAGGATGAGGTTGCCGCAGGAACGGCCTGGATGCCTTGGGGGTTCGAGGCGAGAATCTAA
- a CDS encoding protein-glutamate methylesterase/protein-glutamine glutaminase encodes MIRVLVVDDSAFMRKALSRLLEDDPEIRVVGSARDGYEALEKVQELDPDLVTLDVEMPRMDGLEALARIMETSPRPVIMVSSVTEEGAEVTLRALDMGAVDYVPKNIGSNPLEVVKIRQTLCQKVKAVARRGAPPKPAPTSESRRPARLGPARLVAIGASTGGPPALQKVFSGLPEGFGAPVLVVQHMPKAFTKAFAKRLDAMGPLAVKEAESGDRLEAGRAFVAPGGRHVVVHRDGRGLVLQVTERPADTLHRPSVDVTFRSVAEIPVSDALAVVLTGMGSDGARGAAAIKARGGSVVAQSPETCVVYGMPRAVVEAGVADAVLPIDRIAPAIREAVP; translated from the coding sequence GTGATCCGGGTGTTGGTGGTGGACGACTCGGCGTTCATGCGCAAGGCCCTGTCGAGGCTGCTCGAGGACGATCCCGAGATCCGGGTGGTGGGCAGCGCCCGGGACGGGTACGAGGCCCTGGAGAAGGTGCAGGAGCTGGACCCGGATCTCGTGACCCTCGACGTGGAGATGCCCCGGATGGACGGCCTCGAGGCCCTGGCGCGGATCATGGAGACCTCGCCGAGGCCGGTGATCATGGTGTCCAGCGTGACCGAGGAGGGCGCCGAGGTGACCCTGAGGGCGCTGGACATGGGCGCCGTGGACTACGTGCCCAAGAACATCGGCTCCAACCCCCTCGAGGTGGTGAAGATCCGGCAGACCCTGTGCCAGAAGGTCAAGGCGGTGGCCCGCCGCGGCGCGCCCCCGAAGCCGGCCCCGACCTCCGAGTCCCGCCGCCCGGCGCGGCTGGGGCCGGCCCGGTTGGTGGCGATCGGCGCGTCCACCGGCGGGCCCCCCGCGCTCCAGAAGGTGTTCTCGGGGCTTCCGGAGGGGTTTGGGGCGCCGGTCCTGGTGGTGCAGCACATGCCCAAGGCGTTCACGAAGGCGTTCGCGAAGCGGCTGGACGCCATGGGCCCCCTGGCGGTGAAGGAGGCCGAGAGCGGAGACCGGCTGGAGGCCGGCCGGGCCTTCGTGGCGCCCGGGGGGCGGCACGTGGTGGTCCACCGGGACGGCCGGGGGCTGGTTCTCCAGGTCACCGAACGGCCGGCGGACACCCTGCACCGGCCCAGCGTGGACGTCACCTTCCGGTCGGTGGCCGAGATCCCGGTGTCGGACGCCCTGGCGGTGGTCCTGACCGGCATGGGGTCGGACGGGGCCCGGGGCGCGGCAGCGATCAAGGCCCGGGGCGGGAGCGTGGTGGCCCAGAGCCCCGAGACCTGCGTGGTGTACGGGATGCCCCGGGCCGTGGTGGAGGCGGGCGTGGCCGATGCGGTGCTTCCCATCGACCGCATCGCGCCCGCGATCCGGGAGGCGGTGCCGTGA
- the fliR gene encoding flagellar biosynthetic protein FliR, with product MLGITDVQFFGFLLVLLRTASLFSFAPVFSSPFVPVQVKAAAVLGLSVGLAGLGLAPAVAVPPTAAGVAALAGREVVVGLLAGFVARLVFAAVQFGGQLVGFQMGLGIVSVMDPQFETQISVVSQLEFVLALLLFLSVGGDRMLVEAFVSSLATVPPGGWWDSPAVMEVLVRLSGDVFRLGVTLAAPVIAALFAAHVILGVFARAVPQMNMLILGFPLQILVGFTVLGLSLRHWGRAFLWALQDSFRALEALGRIWG from the coding sequence ATGCTGGGGATCACCGACGTCCAGTTTTTCGGCTTCCTGTTGGTCCTGCTTCGCACCGCGTCGTTGTTCTCGTTCGCGCCGGTGTTCTCGAGCCCGTTCGTGCCGGTTCAGGTCAAGGCCGCCGCGGTCCTGGGGTTGAGCGTGGGGCTCGCCGGGCTGGGGCTCGCCCCGGCCGTGGCGGTGCCCCCCACGGCGGCGGGCGTGGCGGCCCTGGCCGGGCGCGAGGTGGTGGTGGGGCTGCTGGCCGGGTTCGTGGCCCGCCTGGTGTTCGCGGCCGTGCAGTTCGGGGGCCAGCTGGTGGGGTTCCAGATGGGGTTGGGGATCGTCAGCGTCATGGACCCCCAGTTCGAGACCCAGATCTCGGTGGTCAGCCAGTTGGAGTTCGTCCTGGCCCTGCTCCTGTTCCTGTCGGTGGGGGGCGACCGGATGTTGGTGGAGGCGTTCGTGTCGAGCCTGGCGACCGTGCCGCCCGGAGGGTGGTGGGACTCGCCAGCGGTGATGGAGGTGCTGGTACGTCTGTCGGGCGACGTGTTCCGGCTGGGGGTGACCCTGGCCGCGCCCGTGATCGCCGCCCTGTTCGCGGCCCACGTGATCCTGGGGGTGTTCGCCCGGGCGGTTCCCCAGATGAACATGCTCATCCTGGGGTTTCCCCTGCAGATCCTGGTGGGGTTCACGGTGCTGGGGCTGTCCCTGCGGCACTGGGGCCGGGCGTTCCTGTGGGCGCTGCAGGACAGCTTCCGGGCGCTCGAGGCGCTCGGGAGGATCTGGGGGTAG
- the fliQ gene encoding flagellar biosynthesis protein FliQ, which yields MTPDDVLALARRAVEITLMLSGPLLLVSLVVGVIISLLQAVTQIQEQTLTFVPKFLAIVVVFLLMLPWAMNLMLGYATELFLSFHRFAG from the coding sequence ATGACCCCGGACGACGTGCTGGCCCTGGCCCGAAGGGCAGTGGAGATCACCCTGATGCTGTCGGGCCCGCTGTTGTTGGTGTCGCTGGTGGTGGGGGTGATCATCAGCCTCCTGCAGGCGGTCACCCAGATCCAGGAGCAGACCCTCACCTTCGTGCCGAAGTTCCTGGCCATCGTGGTCGTGTTCCTGCTGATGCTCCCCTGGGCCATGAATCTCATGCTGGGTTACGCCACCGAGCTGTTCCTGAGCTTCCACCGGTTCGCGGGGTAG
- the fliP gene encoding flagellar type III secretion system pore protein FliP (The bacterial flagellar biogenesis protein FliP forms a type III secretion system (T3SS)-type pore required for flagellar assembly.) gives MRRLAAAAALVVWAGAAHAQEAVLPALRFGIDRATGPQDVSLTLQIVFLLTVLTLAPAILILLTSFTRIIVVLSFLRNALGTQAMPPNQVLVGLALFLTFFVMTPTWNQVYTGALRPYLDGRIPQAEALERAEPPVRRFLLEHTREKDIALFVRLGQGPRPRSPEEVPFAALVPAFVISELRTAFTIGFLLYIPFVVIDLVVASVLMSMGMFMLPPMMVSLPFKIIFFVLVDGWNLVVGSLARSILG, from the coding sequence GTGAGACGGCTGGCGGCCGCCGCCGCGCTCGTGGTCTGGGCAGGCGCCGCCCACGCCCAAGAGGCGGTGCTGCCGGCCCTGCGGTTCGGCATCGACCGGGCCACGGGGCCCCAGGACGTCAGCCTCACCCTCCAGATCGTGTTCCTCCTGACGGTGCTCACCCTGGCGCCGGCGATCCTCATCCTGCTCACCTCGTTCACCCGGATCATCGTGGTCCTGTCGTTCCTGCGCAACGCCCTGGGCACCCAGGCCATGCCGCCGAACCAGGTCCTCGTGGGGCTCGCCCTGTTCCTGACGTTCTTCGTGATGACCCCCACCTGGAACCAGGTGTACACGGGGGCCCTGCGGCCGTACCTGGACGGTCGGATCCCCCAGGCCGAGGCGCTGGAACGGGCCGAGCCCCCGGTCCGGCGGTTCCTGCTGGAGCACACGCGTGAGAAGGACATCGCCCTGTTCGTCCGCCTGGGTCAGGGGCCCCGCCCCCGCAGCCCCGAGGAGGTGCCGTTCGCGGCGCTGGTGCCGGCCTTCGTGATCAGCGAGCTGCGAACCGCGTTCACGATCGGGTTCCTCCTGTACATCCCGTTCGTGGTGATCGATCTGGTGGTGGCCAGCGTGCTCATGAGCATGGGCATGTTCATGCTGCCGCCGATGATGGTGAGCCTGCCGTTCAAGATCATCTTCTTCGTCCTAGTGGACGGGTGGAACCTGGTGGTGGGGAGCCTGGCGAGGAGCATACTGGGATGA
- a CDS encoding FliM/FliN family flagellar motor switch protein, whose product MPRSKVNTDEEAARYQRDWGLLRDVPLRLNVEVGRARMRIRDVLALEEGALVVTQKLSGEPMDLSLDGEIFARAEVIIIKDRLWARLTKIVGGER is encoded by the coding sequence ATGCCCCGCTCCAAGGTCAACACCGACGAAGAGGCGGCCCGGTATCAACGGGACTGGGGACTGTTGCGAGACGTCCCGCTCCGGTTAAACGTGGAGGTGGGACGGGCCCGGATGCGGATCCGGGACGTGCTGGCCCTGGAGGAGGGTGCCCTGGTGGTGACCCAGAAGCTCTCGGGCGAGCCCATGGACCTGAGCCTGGACGGCGAGATCTTCGCGCGGGCGGAGGTGATCATCATCAAGGACCGGCTCTGGGCGCGGCTCACCAAGATCGTGGGGGGAGAGCGGTGA
- a CDS encoding flagellar basal body-associated FliL family protein — MNKKKLIFIVGGLVLLLGLAGGGFFAYKTFFAAPPPEEAEKAPEPPQPKVTLGPIYPLDPFLVNLADPGRPRFLKVVMELELDGEAVSAELDTLRPKVRDALLTLLSSKTSADLVTVADKEKLRNEILHRLNSFLGTGKVVEVYFSEFVVQ, encoded by the coding sequence ATGAACAAGAAGAAGCTGATCTTCATCGTGGGCGGCCTGGTGCTGCTGCTGGGTCTTGCGGGGGGCGGCTTTTTCGCCTACAAGACCTTTTTCGCGGCGCCGCCCCCGGAAGAGGCGGAGAAGGCTCCCGAGCCGCCCCAGCCGAAGGTGACGCTGGGGCCGATCTACCCCCTGGATCCGTTCCTCGTGAACCTGGCGGATCCGGGCCGGCCCCGGTTCCTGAAGGTGGTCATGGAGCTGGAGCTGGACGGCGAGGCCGTGAGCGCGGAGCTGGACACCCTGCGTCCTAAGGTTCGGGATGCGCTGTTGACCCTGCTGTCGAGCAAGACCTCGGCCGACCTCGTGACCGTGGCCGACAAGGAGAAGCTCCGCAACGAGATCCTCCACCGCTTGAACTCGTTCCTGGGGACGGGCAAAGTGGTGGAGGTGTACTTCAGTGAGTTCGTGGTGCAGTAG
- a CDS encoding flagellar hook assembly protein FlgD: protein MDISVVSGPAGVAPADIETGRNAQPIADFQDFLKLFVSQLKYQDPLSPTGSEEFLAETAQFSTVEQLVNLNRRAEAAVQGGEVLRRATAAAYLGRTVTASISGEGGDTVVTGRVTAIEFADDGAVLLGLDDGQEVPLADVVHVAGG, encoded by the coding sequence ATGGACATTTCCGTCGTATCGGGCCCGGCCGGCGTCGCGCCGGCCGACATCGAAACCGGCCGAAACGCCCAACCCATCGCGGACTTCCAGGACTTCCTGAAGCTGTTCGTGTCCCAGCTGAAGTACCAGGACCCCTTGAGTCCCACGGGCAGCGAGGAGTTCCTGGCCGAGACCGCCCAGTTCTCCACCGTGGAGCAGCTGGTCAACCTGAACCGAAGGGCCGAGGCGGCGGTCCAGGGGGGCGAGGTGCTGCGGCGGGCCACCGCGGCGGCGTATCTGGGCCGCACGGTGACCGCCTCGATCTCCGGGGAGGGGGGCGACACCGTGGTCACGGGGCGGGTGACCGCGATCGAGTTCGCGGACGACGGGGCCGTGTTACTGGGCCTGGACGACGGGCAGGAGGTGCCGCTGGCCGACGTGGTGCACGTGGCCGGCGGATGA
- a CDS encoding MotE family protein, translating into MAREVRFLAPLVLGLTLAPAAPAPAQPQNPAKEQESPQTLQAKARLLQELDRRIEERRRELAQQEESLEALRRAIEAARQALADEAERLEALKREVEQAIVRRQKAEDARLDQIAKVYGAMKPREAAQALEGLGDDMAVAILERLPGRAVGKIFDLMNKDRVRELTRRLEEGRAPSPSAPSR; encoded by the coding sequence ATGGCCCGTGAGGTCCGGTTTTTGGCCCCCCTGGTCCTGGGTTTGACCCTGGCACCGGCCGCCCCCGCCCCCGCCCAGCCGCAGAATCCCGCGAAGGAACAGGAATCCCCCCAGACCCTCCAAGCGAAGGCCCGCCTCTTGCAGGAGCTGGATCGGCGAATCGAGGAGCGTCGCCGGGAGCTCGCGCAGCAGGAGGAGTCCCTGGAGGCGCTCCGCAGGGCGATCGAGGCCGCCCGTCAGGCCCTGGCCGACGAGGCGGAACGGCTCGAGGCCCTGAAACGGGAGGTCGAGCAGGCCATCGTCCGCCGGCAGAAGGCGGAGGACGCCCGGCTCGACCAGATCGCCAAGGTGTACGGGGCCATGAAACCCCGGGAGGCTGCCCAGGCCCTGGAGGGCCTGGGGGACGACATGGCGGTGGCGATCCTGGAGCGCCTGCCCGGCCGGGCCGTGGGGAAGATCTTCGACCTCATGAACAAGGACCGGGTCCGGGAGTTGACCCGCCGCCTCGAGGAGGGACGCGCTCCCTCCCCCTCCGCCCCCTCGCGCTAG